CCTGACACTACCGTCAGTTTGAGCACCCGCGCGATACAGCAGCACTTCTGGTTCATTTTTCGTCCCGCGCATAGTCACTGTCTTCGATTTCCATTTACCTGTCAAGGCGAGTAGGCACCGGAGCTGCAGTTGTGTTATTTTCGTCGGCCCTGTGGGTAAAATATAAATACTTATATCTCCGTAATCCAGAACTCATCTGCTTCCCGTCTCATTAAACCACAATTTGAACCATTTCACGATCCTAAGAGAGCGTCACATTGTTCTGACGTCAGAACGTTAGTGCCAAAGTGAATGACTTTGAACAATGTGAACAAAAGGCAAAGAATCAGCGGACGTGCCAGCAAAGCGGGATGCTGAGCGACGCTGAACTGGGACGGGCACGGTGCAGGGAGGGGAGATCAGAGCGGGGGCCGATCTCGTGTGAGTTATTAAACGGGCCGAAAGGCTGAGCACCTGAACTGGGTTGAAGAGCTGGATGTGGAGGTCACGTGAGATCTCAGCAGCGCACTTTGTGCGATTCAGCCGGACATCAAAAGAACAGAATTGAAAATATGTATACAAAAACCTTGGGCTATTGCAAATTGTGCTGGCGAGCTTTGAATGGAGTTCAGGGAAATGATTGATAGATGGATGAGCGGAATAGGtagtttgcatctgtcttcattgtggaagatacCAGTAATTTGACCAACATGCAGAGGCATGCTTGTCGTGACGGGTCCAGTCAACGGAGAGGGATTCAGCAGAAAAGGCGGATAGTTCAGGTGCAGCTTCGCGGCAGTGCCTTTTAGTGTGCTAAGTTTTAGAGTGCGCCTGTCTCAGATCCTCAGACTTAAGGGAGGTAACAACTTTATCATTGTGTTCGTACTTCTCCATTTCTCATCTGGCAGTGCCAATTGCTCCGGAGGCAGTGTTTTCTACTGAGTTTGCGATGCGGGAGGTCTACATGGCGTCCACCTTTATGGAGAATCAAATCTGCACCTGCTGCACCGTGCTGCCGCTTCTGTGAGAACGTTTGAACGATCTGGAGAAGCAGTTGATTATCTtcaactcataagggagaatgaggaggtgatagataagagCTGTAGGGAGCTAGTCATATCCTGGTTTGCCTATAATTCCTGACTACACCTCCTCACCTTTCTTGACAGGACGAAGGTCACCGAGCTACCTGTCTAGTACCCTAATTCGTCCCTAAAGAGcagcagctcgacgcacctgatGTGCATGTAGTCGTCCAGCAGGCTGGGTGTCTCCCggatttcccacatctcacacccagtacagaacaccagcctcacagacatatATCCTGTTTCTCTTCCTCAGACTTTACATACCTCACTTGGACCCGTTGTCCACGAATCCCGGATGAACCAATGCCCCACCGTTCTGCCTGAGATCACTTCGGTCGATGAACGCTCCTTTGATGACTGCTCCGCTTGGCAGCCTCCCTTTTCTGCCTGAATCTGACCTCCTATTTAACTCACGATTTCCTTCCTACATGCCCTTTCTGAGCTCCCTTTGCAAAGTAATATACACATGTTCTCTATTATTCTGACTTCTATATATTATTCACATGTGTATTTATTCGTAGAATTTCCCACTCCACCTACAAAGATtccacattctctgaccctaacaTCTTTCTACAGCTGTTATATCATCTGTTACCAACAGAGTCATCCCAACGCATGTGCCTTCCTGCATGTGCTGTTGACAAAAAAGGATATCCTCAGATGTTAAGCTCCCACATTCGACCGTCTTTCAGCCggtactcagtgatgcccatggcGTCAGTGTCTAATTGTTGGTCCATTCCATTCTAAATGCTGCACGCATCTAAATGCGGCAGGGTCAGTCCTGCATTCCTCACCATTTGAAATTCACCTCTGCGGTAGAACTgatctctttgctctgtctgccctTGTCCTTCGCTACAGGCATCTTACTCACATCATCTACTTATAAACTTGCTGGCTCTTCATCAAATGTATCATATTGGATCCCTATCTCTGCGATATTATATTAACCACGCCCGACTGCTCTAGTAAATCGGACGCATAGAAAAATCAATTATTGTTTTATCAGATTTTCTGAAAGGCTTTCACAAAGTTCCACAGAAGCGGCGGCTTAACAAGCTAAGATGACATAGTGTTAACGGAGCACACCCGACCCTACCATTAGTTTGAACACCCACTCGATACAGCAAAACAGTCAGTCTTCAATTTCCACTTACCCCTCAAGTTGAAAAATTGCCACCCCTGCAAGTGGACTGCCGTGGTGAAACCTGTGAGCAAAATAGAAACAATTATCTCTATGTAATCTGGAGCCTATCTGCTTCGCGGCTCATTAACCCAACCTTTGAACTTGTTCCCGGTCCTCTCACTGTGCACTGTTTTTAACTTTAATCAGAACGTTCCAACAGGTCATTTCGAAAAGGAATGAGTTTGAAGAATGTGATGAGAACAACGAATGACTGGGCCTGTCAGCATAGTTGGATGTATAGCGACGCAGAACTACGACCGCCCCGGTGCAGAGAGGGAGCTCAAGGCTGGACCACATCTCGGCTGAGATACTAGACAGGGTTAAAGGCTGAGCACATGAAGTGGGTTGAAGAGCTGGCAATAGATGATCACGTGAGATCTCAACGGCGCACTTTGTACAATTATGGTGGACAACAAAGGGGCCCTGGAAAAACACATTTGAAGATATGGAAAGAATAAGCGATAGGTTTAAGGCACAGTTACAAATTGAACGTGACGCTGGAGAGGTTTGAATGAGACTCAGGGAAATGATGGATAAGCCCAACAGGTTATTTGAatctatcttcactgtggaagacaccagtgatCTGATCAACATCTCAAGGGAAACGTGTTGTGCGGACACCCATAGACAGAGAGGGATTCAATGGGAAAGCGGAAAATTCAAGCGCGTGCGTCGCGGCAATGCACTTTTGTGTGTTAGGCTTTAGAGTGCGCCAGTCCAAGATCTTCAAGCGTAGGCGGTGGAAAAATATTGGCAACTTTATCACTTGATCTTATTTCTCCATTTCTCGACTGTTAGCGAGAATTGGTACAGCGGCGGTGTTTTTGCAATGCGGGAGGTCTAGACGTCGTCCACCCTCTCGGATAAAcaaatctgcaccaggtgcaccgaccTGCAGCTTATGAGGGAACTTATTAAGGAACATAACGTGCCGCACGAAGCTGGTTAACAAGCTAGGAAAGCATAGTGTTACCGAAGCGTTCCCGACCCGTCCGTCAGATGGAGCAGCCACCCGATACGTCAACACTTTAATCGCCCCGTGCACAGACCTAGTATTCGAGTTCTACTTACAAGGGCTTTTTACAACGTCGCTGAGATGAAGATGTTCTGCATCTGCGTTTCCTGTGGGGAAAAAATTAGAAAAATCTTTCTCAGTAACACGTAATCACCTCCCGGCTTCTTAAACCACCCTTTGGTCCATTTCCCAGTCCTGTCAGAGCGTACCACATTTCTCATTCGCTGTCAAGACATTCGAGCAGGTTAGTTTGAAAAAGGATCTGTTTGAAGAATCTGAAGTAAACAGAGGTTTAGAGGACCTGCCAGCAAAGCGGAATGCCTAGCGATGCGGAACTGTGACGGTCAGCGAGTAGCGAGGGGAGCCGAGAGCTGGGCCAAAGCTCGGGTGAATTATTAAACAGGGCATAAGGCCGAGCACCTGAAATGAGTTGAAGATCTGGCCGTGGATAACGACGTGAGACGTCATGAGCGCACTTTGTACAATTAAGACGGACAACACAAGGATCCTCGAAGAACAGATTTTTAGATAAGGAAACAATATGCaagagtctagaaggaacaaATATAAATTGAACAACTATTAGCAATAGTCTAGAAGGAATAATTAGAAATTGAACATGATGCTGGATCGGTTTGAATAGGATTCATGGACATGGTGGATGAGCGCCATTAGTATTTACATTGACCATCACTGCGGAAGACACCAGTAATTTGGCCAACATTCAAGGGCGATGAGGTGTGCGGCAACCAATCTACAGAGAGGGAGTCGTCAGATAAGGCGGAAAATTCAATTGCATGTGTACAGGCAATGACATTGAGTATCCCAGGCTAAAAGGGAGATtgaatcagctcatgatgaaatggcggagcagactcgatgggccgaatggccgtcttctgctcctttgtcttatggtcttatggttgtaGAAATGGCCAGAGTTGCCTGGCACCTGTTCCTTTCTGATAGCAACGGCACTCATACCTGCTTCCTGATATTCACGACCCTCTGGTGCAACGCTAGAGTGTTCAACGGTGAAGGCAGATGCAACGTATCTGTTGTTCATTGGCGATTTCTTGCCCCCAATACCACtgcatcagcatcattttccaatgtttcaatatcaactctcaattCCTTTTTTCGCTTTATATAACTTAAAAGAAAAACAACTTCTTGTGTCCTGGGTTTATCGTATTCGCTAGTCTGCTCTCATATGTCATCTTTTCTACTCTTATACCATTTTGGATGCCCTTTTTTTCTAATTGAAAAGcttcctactcacttttgctGAATCAAAATCAATTTCTATGGTGTATATGCAGTCCTTATCGTCCATTAGCTGACACGGCTGCGTACCCCGTTCACTTGTCAAATTCTTCTCCTGTGTTACATATCTATCCTGTTCCTTCTGAGTTATTCCCAGAATTTTCCGTCATCTCTGGTCTGCCATCATCCTCCCCGATATTCTTCATCACTCCACCTGGGCAAGCACATCACACAAGcccttgtaattccctttattccattgcaatactatTAGATGTGAATTATACTTCTTCTTCCGATCAAAGTGCAGTATGAATTGAATCAGATTATGATCACCGACTCCTAAGAGCTCATATACGTCACCCTTCCTGAATTATTACAGAACAAACAGTCTAAAATGTTTTTCCACGAATGGGCTCGagaacaagctgctctaaaaagccatcttacaGCGATTCACCAAATTCCTCACTTGCAATGCGTTGGCGAACAGATTTTCCTAATAGCCTTGTAGATTTAACTTCCCGTTAGATTGTGTCATTTTCCTTCCTATATGCCTCttctagctccctttgcaatctaaACCACACATCTTGTCTACTATTTTGAGGCCTATATATGGTTCCCACAATGTGTATTTTTCTCTTACAATTTCCTAACTACACCAACAAAGATTCCACCTTTGTTGTCGCCTCTTTCTGAAGATGTTATTCCATCTGTTGCCAGCAAAGCCACACTAcagttattaaaaaaaaaagaacaactgtgaataaaaagtaagtactACAGCACAAAAATATAAAAGTATTGAGATAGGACAATATGGATGCAAAACtgtttagcgctgtgatgtgaggttcagcagtgtcacagcctcagggaagaagcgcttcctgaacctgctggttggGGAGTGGAGggtcctgtagcgcctaccgggtGGGAGGaaagtaaaaagtccatggttattgtgagatgCATCCTTAATAAATATTTATGCCCTGACCAGGCAGCGTTgaatgtagatgttctcaatggtgggcaatttgGTGCCGTTGATCAGGTGGGCTGTTTtaaccacacgctggagtgctttgcaatCCGATACGGGACAactgccataccacactgagatgcagttggtgctCTCAATAGTACAGCGGTAAAAGTTAGTccgtatcctgggacagaggtgaaatTTTTGTTGCTCCTCAGGAAATAAAGAAGTTGTTGctcctttttgatcaggatggaggagttcagggaccaggtaagatcatcggaaatgtggacaccaaggaatttgaagcttgatacacactccactacagctccgttaatgcagatggggacatgagtgtggctcctagcatgcctgaagacCACAaggatctccttggtcttctctgTGTTAAGGGACAGGTTGCTGTCGCCACAGCACGTAGCCAGGTGTTGGACCTCGTCCCTGTTGGTCATCTGGTCATCCCTTGTGCTCAAGACAACCACCGTGGTGACGTCTGAGAACTTGATTATGGAATCATAGCAACGTACAGGAACGCAGGCATAGGTGAATAGGGCGTACAGAAGatggctcagcacacagccttaaGGAAAGCCAGTATTCAGGATGagaatggaggaggagaggtagtctaacttaacagattggggtctgttattcagaaagtccaaggtccaaatGCAGAGGGAGGAGCTGATACTAGCTGACGATATTTGGCGATCAGCTTCGAGGGGATCACAGCATTGAAAGCcaaactaaagtcaatgaacagcattctgacgtaagagttgggCTTCCCATGACGTCATAGCAACaggagttcgtccaccttattcagAATGCTGCGCGCATTTAAATACAACTTCTTTAGCATTGTATTCTTCGCCACTTTGAATTTTGCAGTAGAATTTCCCTTTAtgctctgtctgtatttgttCTCAATCATTGATCTATGATCCCTTAGAGGCATTTTTCACACACATCATCTACCTGTGAAAACGCCGGCTCATCCTCAGCTGAAGGAAAGTAAAATCAATTGTTGCTGAGTCCTTAGATTTTCAGAACGGCGCCGCACATGAGGCAGTTTAACGAGCTACGGTCACATGGTGTTAACTGAACGCATCCGACCTGTTCGTCAGATTGAGCACCCAACGCGTACAGCAACACTTTTGGTTAACTTATCACCCCGCGCACAGACTCACTTACCCCTTTTCAGGTGCACGCACGCTGCGTCTGACCATCCTGTGGGGAAAAGTATAAATAATTATATCTCCGTTATCTGTAACACATCTGCTACCCGGCCCATTATTCTATCCTTTGAACCATTTCCCGATCCTGACACAGCGTCCCTCTGTTCTGACTCGTTGTCAGAACGTTAAATCGGTTCAGCTTGAAAAGGGAAGAGtttgaagaatgggaaggtaaCAAAGAAGTAGTGGACCTGCCAGCAAAGCGGGATGCTGAGCGACGCAGAACTGCGATGGGAGGGGTCAGAGAGGGGAGTTCAGAGCGGGGCCAGATCTCGGGTGAGCGATGAAACATGGAAAAATGCTGAGCACATGGACTGGATTAAAGACCGAGCAGTGAACGATCACCTGAGATCTCAGCAATGCACTTTGTGCGATTAAGACGGGCAAGAAATGGAAATTGGAAGAAAAGTTTTAAGATACGGTGACAATAAGAGATTGCCTTCCTCTGCCACTTGTGACCATCTTCCTCTGTGGAACATGACTATCCTGTTCCTTATACATTACTCCAAGAAACTTCAGCTATCTCTGCTCTACCGTCATCACCTCCCGTATGCCCCTCCGATCCACCTGAGCAAGCTTGTGCATCATGCCTCCGTAACTCGCTTTATTCctttgcgatactgatacatgtgagttatgcttctccctttcaaatttcaGTCCGAATTCAATCATGTTCTGATCACATAAGGATTCCTATACGTTAAGCTGTCGAATAAGATGTTCGTTAAAACACAACATCCAATCTGAGATAGCCTTCGCCTAATTGCCTAGAGAACAAGCCGCCCTAAGAAGccctctcataggcattcaacaaatgtcATCActtgcgatccgacaccaacAAATTTCAGTGTCAATGGCAAATGCAGTGTCAGCATTCAATTCGAGAGGATTAAAATGCCAACGCAAAGAGGTAATGCTGAAGATTTATGTATCACTGATCACAATACATTCAGTGTACTGCTAGCAGCGGTAGACTCCTTACACAGCATAGTGAGCGTTGGCGTTGGCGATGTTCAGGAGGACAATCACAAGAATGCTATCGGAAATGCAAGCGTTATCCTCAGAGGAGCGTTGGATGGGACTGCCCCTGTAATCGCAGGAGGTTAGAACAATGAGCAGGGATCTGCTGAACTGCCGACATAGAGTGGACCAGAGTGCAAACttaagaatagagggacattccacTAGTATCGAGATGATGAAACattccttcagccagaggatggtgaatccaaGGAATACACTGCTATACATGGACGTGGACTCCATGTTCTTGTGGACATTTAAACTGAATGTTGATACGATCTCGATTAGCAAAGGTATCAAAGTCTACAAGGCGAAGACagtggaatggggttgagggagataATGAATCAGACATTATTAACTGTcgacagacctgatgggccactTGGCCCAAAACCTCCTTTATCATCTCGTTTTATGAACAATATTTCAGTGTCATTTCGTCTAACTAAGTTGCTGGCAAAATCTTTCTGAGGCTGACATTTAGAATTATTTTGACGCATCGAATAAAAAGGATTGAAGTCAGCACACTTTTTTTCAGAAGTCTGCAAGGAAAATGTCAGAAGCAGAAGGATGGAATTCAATTCTCCATGACTATAACAAATCCACAAGGATTCGCCATCAGAGTCGTAGGCTGCGACCAGAATGCAGGTACTCTCCCTCCTGGCAAACGGCGAGGAGAGACATTTCTATGCCCCGGTAGGCACTGGCTGCACAGCAGACTCAACTACACGCCTCGGTGTGTTACCTACCCTTTGCAGAAAGACATGAAGAAGAAGGAGTTGTTGAATTTGGCATTCTGCTCAGTGAGCGTGCGATTGAAGTCATTTGCCTGGGTCATGGCATTCCAAAGAATCCTCCAGGAGAGCACGTCCATTGACGGGAAACGAGTTATAAACGCCTGCAGGAAACAAACACCGTAGAAACTGAAACAGGAAAAATACGATTCACGACCATTTATCGGTCCTGTCCGACTATTCACTCAGGTGTAAGGTCTATCTGAGATGACCTCCCGGTTTTGCTTGCATTCACCTTACTCTCCTGATTGGCGACACGTTCCCTTGCATTCCCTTCTTGATCCCGAGACATCCCAAATGAAACTTGCTTTCACCTTTATCCCGGACATCCGACTTTCTGATTGGCCACATCCACTGACCCTAGTGCGGTCTCAGGTTCTGATTCAGATACATTTATTTATCAACGACTGACTCACCTTTGTCAATCCTGTCTGTTGTGTCCTCAAGGAATCCCAACTAATTTGTAGGTTGtaatttccccttgaggaaaatGTGCTGAATTCCACGTACTTTATTGTTTGCATTTAAGTAGACCAAAACCCTCTCCCTTAATAATGAACATCAAAAGCATCACGAGGAACAGTGTTTCCCACTTCCTGAAAAACATCGACATACTCTGGTCCTAAATATCCCACATTTTGGCCGAAGCCAGCATTCCTCTCTCCTGAGCATGTCTCCAGCTTCAATAGCTGAAAGGCAGACAAAAATGTAACCATCACCCCATTGAGCAGGCCTCCCCAACTGGTTCCCGACCGCATTTCGCCCTCGGCCTGCGGGTCAGTCAAAATATAATGACCGCTCAGGTTCCAGCTGGTACTCACTTGTGGGCTTGTTGGTGTTGGAGGGTTTCCCCAAAGTTCTTCGGGAACCAACAAATACATTGTCATCTCTGCATCTCCGGTGAATGAAATGAGAAATTGTCCATTGCTTTTGATCCACAATCCTGGGGGTGATCAAGAAAGTTGAAAAGATTTATACTTCTCACGGGAAACAGAAACAGGAGTTTCAATATAAAACGGAG
This genomic interval from Hemitrygon akajei unplaced genomic scaffold, sHemAka1.3 Scf000114, whole genome shotgun sequence contains the following:
- the LOC140723457 gene encoding uncharacterized protein isoform X1, coding for MLPVYLLIASLVIGADSSESHCLGSDVLRTTADYQLRRYKESVWVGTHVDVSISPKVDTFMQPLISYTRGENSAGLWIKSNGQFLISFTGDAEMTMYLLVPEELWGNPPTPTSPQAFITRFPSMDVLSWRILWNAMTQANDFNRTLTEQNAKFNNSFFFMSFCKGMVRRSVRAPEKGKRRCRTSSSQRRCKKPLFHHGSPLAGVAIFQLEGADENNTTAAPVPTRLDRADENTTTAPPVPTRLDRLSKRSIRTSAGAFTSGGRSFWGTEVSMGGVSYDFSSMPAGNEVWFVATGEMDCPHI
- the LOC140723457 gene encoding uncharacterized protein isoform X6 — encoded protein: MLPVYLLIASLVIGADSSESHCLGSDVLRTTADYQLRRYKESVWVGTHVDVSISPKVDTFMQPLISYTRGENSAGLWIKSNGQFLISFTGDAEMTMYLLVPEELWGNPPTPTSPQAFITRFPSMDVLSWRILWNAMTQANDFNRTLTEQNAKFNNSFFFMSFCKGMVRRSVRAPEKGKRRCRTSSSQRRCKKPLFHHGSPLAGVAIFQLEGADENNTTAAPVPTRLDRRSFWGTEVSMGGVSYDFSSMPAGNEVWFVATGEMDCPHI